In Tepidimonas taiwanensis, the following are encoded in one genomic region:
- a CDS encoding PhoX family protein, which yields MRHDTARPDTFFNDENSNPHRHASFEDILAQRLSRRQVMAVAGAAAATVATSAAAPALAAPPAGAARAGSTGPAPLQRLGFAAVGKSKADTVLVPPGYQVQVLYALGDPLFADVPAFRNDGTDTQFERRAGDHHDGMEYFGLSRRGQPDPTSSQRALLVVNHEATTDEKLTSFFLHADGGKAALPRPAAEVDKEIAIHGVSVVEIQRHGQRWQTIVGSPFNRRLTPETPMEISGPARGSRWMVTQYSVDGTRCRGTLNNCGTGKTPWGTFVTGEENWFGYFTRRADDDDARNDAREVVALNRYGRKAGAASRHGWETAGEADRYRRFDCSKTGSSADGSDDYRHEINTFGWIVEMDPYNPSAPVVKRTALGRCAHENAVFAPVKAGEPVVVYMGDDARNEYIYKFVSSAPWDPADAQAADRIAVGSKYLDHGTLYVARFDADGRGEWVELSLRNPAVAGYDKFRFESQADVVVHARIAGDAVKATRMDRPEWGGIHPRNGEVYFTLTNNSNRRVEPAKGAELAPDAANPRVYVDMKGDKKQEGNPNGHIVRLREDGGAASTRFVWDVYLFGAQADADRGLINLSGLTDDNDFSSPDGLWFSPYSGICWIQTDDGAYTDVTNCMMLAALPGRVGDGERRTLRYRKADGSEFTVTTYVGRAGEVKRFLVGPPGCEITGIAESPDGRALFVNIQHPGENTRMADVNDPSKYESQWPAKAGYGPGQRPRSATVVITRTDGGRIGT from the coding sequence ATGCGTCACGACACCGCTCGTCCCGACACCTTCTTCAACGACGAGAACTCCAACCCCCACCGGCACGCCAGCTTCGAGGACATCCTCGCGCAGCGCCTGAGCCGCCGCCAAGTCATGGCGGTAGCCGGTGCAGCCGCCGCCACGGTCGCCACGTCTGCAGCCGCACCCGCCCTGGCCGCCCCGCCTGCGGGCGCCGCCCGGGCCGGGAGTACCGGCCCCGCACCGCTGCAACGGCTGGGCTTTGCCGCGGTTGGCAAGAGCAAGGCCGACACCGTGCTGGTGCCGCCCGGCTACCAGGTGCAGGTGCTCTACGCGCTGGGCGACCCGCTGTTCGCGGACGTGCCGGCGTTCCGTAACGACGGCACGGACACGCAGTTCGAACGCCGCGCCGGCGACCACCACGACGGGATGGAGTATTTCGGGCTCAGCCGCCGCGGCCAGCCCGACCCCACGAGCAGCCAGCGCGCGCTGCTGGTGGTCAACCACGAGGCCACCACGGACGAGAAGCTGACCTCGTTCTTCCTGCATGCCGACGGCGGCAAGGCCGCGCTGCCCCGCCCCGCGGCGGAGGTGGACAAGGAGATCGCGATCCACGGCGTGTCGGTCGTCGAGATCCAGCGCCACGGGCAGCGCTGGCAGACCATCGTCGGCTCACCGTTCAACCGGCGCCTGACGCCCGAGACGCCGATGGAAATCAGCGGCCCGGCGCGCGGCAGCCGCTGGATGGTGACCCAATACAGCGTCGACGGCACGCGCTGCCGCGGCACGCTCAACAACTGCGGCACCGGCAAGACGCCGTGGGGCACGTTCGTGACCGGCGAGGAGAACTGGTTCGGCTACTTCACCCGCCGCGCCGACGACGACGACGCCCGCAACGACGCGCGCGAGGTCGTGGCGCTCAACCGCTACGGCCGCAAGGCCGGCGCGGCCAGCCGCCACGGCTGGGAGACGGCGGGTGAGGCCGACCGCTACCGGCGCTTCGACTGCAGCAAGACCGGCAGCAGCGCCGACGGCAGCGACGACTACCGGCACGAGATCAACACCTTCGGCTGGATCGTCGAGATGGATCCCTACAACCCGAGTGCGCCCGTGGTCAAACGCACGGCGCTGGGGCGCTGCGCGCACGAAAATGCGGTGTTCGCCCCGGTCAAGGCCGGCGAACCGGTGGTGGTGTACATGGGTGACGACGCGCGCAACGAGTACATCTACAAGTTCGTCAGCAGCGCGCCGTGGGACCCGGCCGACGCGCAGGCCGCCGACCGCATCGCGGTGGGCAGCAAATACCTGGACCACGGGACGCTGTATGTCGCCCGCTTCGACGCGGACGGCCGCGGCGAGTGGGTGGAGCTGAGCCTGCGCAACCCGGCGGTGGCGGGATACGACAAGTTCCGCTTCGAGTCGCAGGCCGACGTCGTCGTGCACGCCCGCATCGCCGGCGACGCGGTCAAGGCCACGCGCATGGACCGCCCGGAGTGGGGCGGCATCCACCCGCGTAACGGCGAAGTGTATTTCACGCTGACCAACAACAGCAACCGCCGCGTCGAGCCCGCCAAGGGAGCGGAACTGGCCCCGGACGCCGCCAACCCGCGCGTCTACGTGGACATGAAGGGCGACAAGAAGCAAGAGGGCAACCCCAACGGCCACATCGTGCGCCTGCGCGAGGACGGCGGCGCGGCCAGCACGCGCTTCGTGTGGGACGTGTACCTGTTCGGCGCCCAGGCGGATGCCGACCGCGGCCTGATCAACCTCTCGGGCCTGACGGACGACAACGACTTCTCCAGCCCCGACGGGCTGTGGTTCAGCCCGTACTCGGGCATCTGCTGGATCCAGACGGACGACGGTGCCTACACCGACGTGACCAACTGCATGATGCTGGCGGCGCTGCCGGGCCGCGTGGGCGACGGCGAACGGCGCACGCTGCGCTACCGCAAGGCCGACGGCAGCGAGTTCACGGTCACGACCTACGTGGGCCGCGCGGGCGAGGTCAAGCGCTTCCTCGTCGGGCCGCCAGGCTGCGAGATCACGGGCATCGCCGAATCGCCCGACGGTCGCGCGCTGTTCGTCAACATCCAGCACCCGGGTGAAAACACCCGCATGGCGGACGTGAACGACCCGTCGAAGTACGAAAGCCAGTGGCCCGCGAAGGCCGGCTACGGCCCCGGCCAGCGCCCGCGGTCGGCGACGGTCGTCATCACGCGCACCGACGGCGGCCGCATCGGCACCTGA
- a CDS encoding homoserine kinase, translating to MAVFTEVGRDEAADLMQRLGLGELVDLRGILGGIENTNYFVTTERDGERREWVLTLFERLTHAQLPFYLYLMQHLAAKGIPVPDPQADAHGEILHTVCGKPAAVVNRLPGASVLDPTPAHCRQLGALLARMHLAGQDYDREQPNLRGLAWWNETVPVILPHLEPAQAALLTAELAYQNHIAATPAYQGLPRGPVHADLFRDNALFEDDRLSGVFDFYFAGCDTWLFDLAVCLNDWCIDLTSGAADPARTHALLEAYESVRPLTAAERALLPAMRRAGALRFWISRLWDWYLPRPAAALQPHDPTHFERVLRARLAEC from the coding sequence ATGGCCGTCTTCACGGAGGTGGGCCGCGACGAGGCGGCGGACCTGATGCAGCGGCTCGGCCTGGGTGAACTGGTCGATCTGCGCGGCATCCTCGGCGGTATCGAAAACACCAACTATTTCGTCACCACCGAGCGCGACGGCGAGCGGCGCGAGTGGGTGCTGACGCTGTTCGAGCGCCTCACACACGCGCAGCTGCCGTTTTACCTGTACCTGATGCAGCACCTGGCGGCCAAGGGCATCCCGGTGCCGGACCCGCAGGCCGACGCGCACGGCGAGATCCTGCACACCGTGTGCGGCAAGCCCGCGGCGGTGGTCAACCGGCTGCCCGGTGCGAGCGTGCTCGACCCCACGCCGGCGCACTGCCGGCAGCTCGGCGCGCTGCTGGCGCGCATGCACCTCGCGGGGCAGGACTACGACCGCGAGCAGCCCAACCTGCGCGGACTGGCCTGGTGGAACGAGACGGTGCCGGTGATCCTGCCGCACCTGGAGCCGGCGCAGGCGGCGCTGTTGACCGCGGAGCTGGCGTACCAGAACCACATCGCGGCGACCCCGGCGTACCAGGGCCTGCCGCGCGGCCCGGTGCACGCGGACCTGTTTCGCGACAACGCGCTGTTCGAGGACGATCGCCTCAGCGGCGTGTTCGACTTTTATTTCGCCGGCTGCGACACGTGGCTGTTCGACCTGGCGGTGTGCCTGAACGACTGGTGCATCGACCTCACCAGCGGGGCGGCGGACCCGGCGCGCACCCACGCCCTGCTGGAGGCGTACGAGTCGGTGCGGCCGCTGACGGCAGCGGAGCGCGCCCTGCTGCCCGCGATGCGGCGCGCGGGGGCGCTGCGGTTCTGGATCTCGCGGCTGTGGGACTGGTACCTGCCGCGTCCCGCGGCGGCGCTGCAGCCGCACGACCCCACGCACTTCGAGCGCGTGCTGCGTGCGCGGCTGGCGGAATGCTGA
- a CDS encoding sulfurtransferase — protein MTPHRDDLSCPLITAEALRERLARGAPTRVFDCSFELTDPAAGRAQYRQGHIPGAHYVHLDDDLSAGAGVPAASGGRHPLPAREVVAERLRRWGLRCDEPVVVYDRQGGMVGGRLWWMLRWCGHAPVAVLDGGWAAWLAAGGAVASGDAPVPAAGDFALAEPLVTLRTLDDVARHLGRPHQTLVDARAPARYRGEAEPLDPVAGHIPGALNRPWTDNFGPDGRYKQAAQLRAEWTALLAGRDPATVVAYCGSGVSAIPHVLAMRVAVLPEPALFAGSWSEWCTTPGLPCARAV, from the coding sequence ATGACGCCCCACCGCGACGACCTGTCCTGCCCCCTGATCACGGCCGAGGCGCTGCGCGAACGGCTTGCGCGCGGCGCACCGACACGGGTGTTCGACTGCAGCTTCGAGCTGACCGACCCGGCGGCCGGTCGCGCGCAGTACCGGCAGGGGCACATCCCGGGCGCCCACTACGTCCACCTGGACGACGATTTGAGCGCCGGCGCCGGCGTCCCTGCCGCCAGTGGCGGCCGCCATCCGCTGCCCGCGCGCGAGGTGGTGGCCGAGCGCCTGCGCCGCTGGGGGCTGCGCTGCGACGAACCCGTGGTCGTGTATGACCGCCAGGGCGGCATGGTGGGCGGGCGGCTGTGGTGGATGCTGCGCTGGTGCGGCCACGCCCCGGTGGCGGTGCTCGACGGCGGCTGGGCGGCGTGGCTGGCGGCGGGTGGCGCGGTGGCCAGCGGGGACGCACCCGTCCCTGCCGCCGGGGATTTCGCGCTCGCCGAGCCGCTCGTCACGCTGCGTACGCTCGACGACGTCGCGCGGCATCTGGGCCGCCCGCACCAGACGCTGGTCGACGCCCGCGCCCCAGCCCGCTACCGCGGCGAGGCCGAGCCGCTGGACCCGGTGGCCGGCCACATCCCTGGCGCGCTCAACCGCCCCTGGACGGACAACTTCGGCCCCGACGGGCGCTACAAGCAGGCCGCGCAACTGCGCGCCGAGTGGACTGCATTGCTCGCCGGCCGCGACCCGGCCACCGTCGTCGCGTACTGCGGCAGCGGCGTCAGCGCCATCCCCCATGTTCTCGCCATGCGCGTCGCCGTGTTGCCCGAGCCCGCGCTCTTTGCCGGCAGCTGGAGCGAGTGGTGCACGACGCCCGGGCTGCCGTGCGCGCGGGCCGTCTGA
- a CDS encoding BPSS1780 family membrane protein — protein MKLNRVPARTGWLWVRLGLRTFARQPLAMGGLFFMFILGVSVLAMVPVLGAPLALALLPAATLGLMAATKEAASGRFPMPTVLASAFRAGRERARAMLLLGALYALGSLVAMTLAALLAGGAPAANGDDARAIFDDPAVLRNLAWQGVLYLPLGMLFWHAPALVHWHRVHPVKSLFFSWVACWTNKAALMVFLLGWSAVFLVVSLVLVLLASALGGAGAVQVLLFPVASLLSAAFFTSLYFTFRDSFLTDDGAPPA, from the coding sequence ATGAAGCTCAACCGTGTCCCCGCGCGCACCGGCTGGCTCTGGGTCCGCCTGGGCCTGCGCACCTTCGCGCGGCAGCCGTTGGCGATGGGCGGGCTGTTTTTCATGTTCATCCTCGGGGTGAGCGTGCTGGCGATGGTGCCGGTGCTGGGCGCGCCGCTGGCGCTGGCGCTGCTGCCGGCGGCGACGCTGGGCCTGATGGCGGCGACCAAGGAGGCGGCCAGCGGCCGCTTTCCGATGCCGACGGTGCTGGCCAGCGCCTTTCGCGCCGGGCGCGAGCGCGCGCGCGCGATGCTGCTGCTCGGGGCGCTGTACGCGCTGGGGTCACTGGTAGCGATGACGCTGGCCGCGCTGCTGGCGGGCGGGGCCCCGGCCGCCAACGGTGACGACGCGCGGGCGATCTTCGACGACCCGGCGGTGCTGCGCAACCTCGCGTGGCAGGGGGTGCTCTACCTGCCGCTGGGCATGCTGTTCTGGCACGCGCCGGCGCTGGTGCACTGGCACAGGGTGCACCCGGTCAAGAGCCTGTTTTTCAGCTGGGTCGCCTGCTGGACCAACAAGGCGGCGCTGATGGTATTCCTGCTCGGCTGGTCGGCGGTCTTTCTCGTCGTCTCGCTGGTGCTGGTGCTGCTCGCGTCGGCGCTGGGGGGCGCGGGCGCGGTGCAGGTGTTGCTGTTCCCGGTCGCCTCGCTGCTGAGCGCGGCGTTCTTCACGTCGTTGTATTTCACGTTCCGCGACAGCTTCCTGACGGACGACGGGGCGCCGCCGGCCTGA
- a CDS encoding NAD(P)/FAD-dependent oxidoreductase, whose product MTHPVASTPARRAIVLGAGMIGTCTALHLQQRGFDVALVDRREPGQETSYGNAGLIQREAVEPYPFPRQWGKVLQAALGRGVDVHYHAAALPALARPLWRYWRDSGPTRYPQRVQAYARLIAHCLDEHRPWIEQANATDLVRPIGYLDVFRTGPAFEAAARDAARLAHAFGLDVEVLDAAALARAEPALRPGLAGAVHWRDPWACADPGALVARYARLFVQRGGRLVRADAIALSPHGGGWRLPLPGGDTLDAPVAVVALGPWSDTLLRRLGYRLPLFVKRGYHQHYADGAVLQRPVLDVERGYVLAPMRRGLRLTTGAEFAHRDAPVTPVQVGRAEHCARELIELGHAVEVSPWLGARPCTPDMLPVMGPAPRHPGLWFNFGHSHQGFTLGPVAGRLLAEMIAGEPPFLDPAPYRPGRFAG is encoded by the coding sequence ATGACCCACCCGGTTGCGTCAACCCCCGCGCGTCGAGCGATCGTGCTCGGCGCCGGGATGATCGGTACCTGCACCGCGCTGCACCTGCAGCAGCGCGGCTTCGACGTCGCGCTCGTCGACCGGCGCGAGCCGGGTCAGGAAACCTCCTACGGCAACGCCGGCCTGATCCAGCGCGAGGCCGTCGAGCCGTATCCCTTCCCGCGCCAGTGGGGCAAGGTGTTGCAGGCCGCGCTCGGGCGGGGCGTGGACGTGCACTACCACGCGGCGGCGTTGCCGGCCCTGGCGCGGCCGCTGTGGCGCTACTGGCGCGATTCCGGGCCGACGCGCTACCCCCAGCGGGTGCAGGCCTACGCGCGGCTGATCGCGCATTGCCTGGACGAGCACCGGCCGTGGATCGAGCAGGCGAATGCCACCGATCTCGTGCGGCCTATCGGGTATCTGGACGTGTTCCGCACGGGCCCCGCCTTCGAGGCCGCGGCGCGCGACGCCGCTCGGCTCGCCCACGCGTTCGGGCTCGATGTCGAGGTGCTCGACGCGGCGGCGCTGGCGCGGGCCGAGCCGGCGCTGCGTCCAGGGCTGGCGGGTGCGGTGCACTGGCGCGACCCGTGGGCGTGCGCGGACCCGGGGGCGCTGGTCGCGCGTTACGCGCGGCTGTTCGTGCAGCGTGGCGGCCGTCTGGTGCGGGCGGACGCCATTGCGCTTTCGCCCCACGGGGGTGGCTGGCGCCTTCCCCTGCCCGGCGGGGACACCCTCGACGCCCCGGTCGCCGTGGTCGCGCTCGGGCCGTGGTCGGACACGCTGCTGCGGCGTCTGGGCTACCGGCTGCCGCTGTTTGTCAAGCGCGGCTACCACCAGCACTACGCGGATGGCGCCGTCCTGCAGCGCCCGGTGCTGGACGTGGAGCGGGGGTATGTGCTGGCCCCGATGCGGCGCGGCCTGCGGCTGACCACGGGGGCCGAGTTTGCGCACCGCGATGCCCCCGTCACCCCCGTGCAGGTGGGGCGGGCCGAGCACTGCGCGCGCGAGCTGATCGAGCTGGGCCACGCGGTGGAGGTGTCACCGTGGTTGGGTGCGCGCCCCTGCACGCCGGACATGCTGCCCGTCATGGGGCCGGCCCCGCGCCACCCCGGTCTGTGGTTCAACTTCGGCCACTCCCACCAGGGTTTCACGCTCGGGCCGGTGGCCGGGCGGCTGTTGGCGGAGATGATCGCCGGTGAGCCGCCGTTCCTGGACCCGGCCCCGTACCGGCCCGGACGCTTCGCCGGGTGA
- a CDS encoding methyl-accepting chemotaxis protein, with the protein MLFDRLRLTQRVFAVIVGYLIVLALVVASGLWGLYNAKTSLREIHAHRMAVAESLATMLHNFYDNRLHVLLAFQHAPDSPTRSLHDHPTSMHLDAIAAQRESNNAAQKRNEDTLPMMNDEERRLYEAVAATGKAWQAKRDQALDAIRAENFGVDVMQAFLVAGRTEGTAFVKAMEALRNYQLKKAEEEAAIAERRYQLNWALVIAAILLGALPMTALMVATQRRMSAGFRIADETASAIAAGDLSRPVTATGSDEITHLLQQMETMRRGLRDLIGSVVSAADSIAAAAGQVASGTLDLSQRTEQQASSLEQTASATEQLNSTVHQNAANARQADEMAEKASAVAERGGAVVRQVVETMNGINESSQRIANIISVIDGIAFQTNILALNAAVEAARAGEAGRGFAVVASEVRNLASRSAEAAREIKALIDASVTTVAAGKEQVDAAGATMAEIVHSIERVTELMRQIATSSAEQADGLGQINQAVALMDGVTQQNAALVEEASAAAAALREQAEHLKQQVARFRLG; encoded by the coding sequence ATGCTGTTCGACCGCCTGCGCCTCACCCAACGGGTTTTTGCCGTCATCGTCGGCTATCTCATCGTCCTTGCCCTGGTGGTCGCCTCCGGCCTGTGGGGGCTGTACAACGCCAAGACCAGCCTGCGCGAAATCCACGCGCACCGCATGGCGGTGGCCGAGTCGCTGGCGACGATGCTGCACAACTTCTACGACAACCGGCTGCACGTGCTGCTGGCGTTCCAGCACGCGCCGGACAGCCCGACACGCTCCCTGCACGACCACCCCACCTCGATGCACTTGGACGCGATCGCGGCGCAGCGCGAATCGAACAACGCGGCGCAAAAACGCAACGAGGACACGCTGCCGATGATGAACGACGAGGAGCGGCGCCTGTACGAGGCGGTCGCCGCGACGGGCAAAGCCTGGCAGGCCAAGCGTGATCAGGCGCTCGACGCCATCCGCGCCGAGAATTTCGGCGTCGACGTGATGCAGGCCTTCCTCGTCGCCGGTCGCACCGAAGGCACCGCGTTCGTCAAGGCGATGGAGGCGCTGCGCAACTACCAGCTCAAGAAAGCCGAGGAGGAGGCCGCCATCGCCGAGCGGCGCTACCAGCTCAACTGGGCACTGGTGATCGCGGCCATCCTGCTCGGCGCGCTGCCGATGACCGCGCTGATGGTCGCCACCCAACGCCGCATGTCGGCCGGCTTTCGGATCGCGGATGAGACCGCCTCGGCGATCGCCGCGGGCGACCTCTCGCGCCCCGTCACGGCCACCGGCAGCGACGAGATCACGCACCTGCTGCAGCAGATGGAGACGATGCGCCGCGGCCTGCGCGACCTCATCGGCAGTGTCGTGTCGGCGGCCGACAGCATCGCCGCGGCGGCGGGCCAGGTCGCCAGCGGCACGCTGGACCTGTCGCAGCGCACCGAGCAACAGGCCAGTTCGCTCGAGCAGACCGCCTCGGCCACCGAACAGCTCAACAGCACCGTGCACCAGAATGCCGCCAACGCGCGTCAGGCCGACGAGATGGCCGAAAAGGCCTCCGCCGTCGCGGAGCGCGGCGGTGCGGTCGTGCGGCAGGTCGTGGAGACGATGAACGGCATCAACGAATCGTCGCAGCGCATCGCCAACATCATCAGCGTCATCGACGGCATCGCGTTCCAGACCAACATTCTGGCCCTCAACGCTGCGGTGGAAGCCGCGCGCGCCGGCGAGGCGGGCCGCGGCTTTGCGGTCGTCGCGTCCGAGGTGCGCAACCTCGCCAGCCGCAGCGCCGAGGCCGCACGCGAGATCAAGGCCCTGATCGACGCCTCCGTCACCACCGTCGCCGCGGGCAAGGAACAGGTCGACGCCGCGGGGGCCACGATGGCCGAAATCGTGCACAGCATCGAGCGCGTCACCGAGCTGATGCGCCAGATCGCCACCTCCAGTGCCGAACAGGCCGACGGGCTCGGCCAGATCAACCAGGCCGTCGCGCTGATGGATGGCGTCACGCAGCAAAACGCCGCGCTCGTGGAGGAAGCGTCCGCCGCCGCCGCCGCCCTGCGCGAACAGGCAGAACACCTGAAACAGCAGGTGGCGCGGTTTCGGCTGGGGTGA
- the polA gene encoding DNA polymerase I produces MSETTSDRAPGAPLLVLVDGSSYLYRAFHAMPDLRANPDDPTSPPTGAIRGILNMLQALQKEHPTDHLAVVFDASGPTFRDALYPAYKAHRAPMPDDLRAQIEPIHEVIRLQGWPVLVVPGVEADDVIGTLARTAARQGWRVIVASGDKDLSQLVDERITIVDTMSGKVRDVAGVEAEFGVPPRLMVDYQTLVGDAIDNVPGVDKVGPKTAAKWLQTYGSLDAIVAHAHEIKGAVGEHLRRALDWLPTGRQLLTIRTDCDLAEYVPGWPSLQALQRRAPDTDALRAFYERYGFKSLARALADAGRRPSGAAHAAGGDPMPRGLFDEPEAAPTASTAAALRVEVVRDAAALQRWVDRLRAAPLVALDTETTSLDEQQARLVGMSFAVTPGEAAYVPLAHTGPGAEEGQLPLDEALALLRPWLEDAAAPKVGQNTKYDRHVLANHGITVRGYVHDTLLQSYVLEVHRPHGLDSLAERHLGRRGLSYEDVCGKGAAQIPFAQVPVERAAQYAGEDAEMCLAVHHVLWPRLQAQPALQRIYELELAVSDVLWRMERHGVLVDADALRAQSAALGERIAALEAEAHALAGRPFNLGSPKQIGDLLFGELGLPVVKKTATGAPSTDEEVLEKLAEDYPLPALLLQHRSLSKLKSTYTDKLPTMIHPVTGRVHTHYAQAVAVTGRLASNEPNLQNIPVRTPEGRRIREAFVAPPGWCIASADYSQIELRIMAHLSEDAALLRAFAEGQDVHRATAAEVFGVAPALVTPEQRRYAKTINFGLIYGMSAYGLAKALGIDATAAKNYIERYFERFAGVRAYMERTREQARERGYVETVFGRRLYLPEIRSPNGPRRAAAERAAINAPMQGTAADLIKMSMVAVQHALDDAGRQARLILQVHDELVFEVPPDDIDWVRTEVPRLMAAVATLRVPLVAEVGVGPNWERAH; encoded by the coding sequence ATGAGCGAAACGACGAGCGATCGCGCCCCCGGGGCCCCGCTGCTGGTGCTGGTGGACGGCTCCAGCTACCTCTACCGTGCTTTTCACGCGATGCCCGATCTGCGGGCCAACCCGGACGACCCGACCAGCCCGCCGACCGGCGCGATCCGCGGCATCCTCAACATGCTGCAGGCGCTGCAGAAAGAACACCCGACCGACCACCTGGCGGTGGTGTTCGACGCCTCCGGCCCCACCTTCCGCGACGCGCTGTACCCGGCGTACAAGGCGCACCGCGCGCCGATGCCGGACGACCTGCGCGCACAGATCGAGCCGATCCACGAGGTGATCCGCCTGCAGGGCTGGCCGGTGCTGGTGGTGCCCGGCGTCGAGGCCGACGACGTCATCGGCACGCTGGCGCGCACGGCCGCACGGCAGGGCTGGCGCGTGATCGTGGCCAGCGGCGACAAGGACTTGAGCCAGCTCGTCGACGAGCGCATCACCATCGTCGACACGATGAGCGGCAAGGTGCGCGACGTCGCCGGGGTGGAGGCGGAGTTCGGCGTGCCGCCGCGCCTGATGGTGGACTATCAGACGCTGGTCGGCGACGCCATCGACAACGTGCCCGGCGTCGACAAGGTGGGGCCGAAGACCGCCGCCAAGTGGCTGCAGACCTACGGCTCGCTCGACGCCATCGTCGCGCACGCACACGAGATCAAAGGCGCCGTGGGCGAGCACCTGCGCCGCGCGCTCGACTGGCTGCCCACGGGGCGGCAATTGCTGACCATCCGCACCGACTGCGACCTGGCTGAATACGTCCCAGGGTGGCCGTCGCTGCAGGCGCTGCAGCGCCGCGCGCCGGACACCGATGCGCTGCGCGCGTTTTACGAGCGCTACGGGTTTAAGTCCCTGGCGCGTGCGCTGGCCGACGCCGGCCGCCGCCCATCCGGTGCTGCCCACGCGGCCGGGGGCGATCCGATGCCGCGGGGGCTGTTCGACGAGCCCGAGGCTGCGCCGACGGCGTCCACCGCGGCGGCACTGCGCGTCGAGGTCGTGCGCGACGCCGCTGCGCTGCAGCGCTGGGTCGATCGCCTGCGCGCGGCGCCGCTCGTCGCGCTGGACACCGAAACCACGTCGCTCGACGAGCAACAGGCGCGGCTGGTGGGGATGTCGTTTGCCGTCACGCCGGGCGAGGCGGCGTACGTGCCGCTGGCGCACACCGGCCCGGGCGCGGAGGAGGGCCAGCTGCCGCTGGACGAGGCGCTCGCGCTGCTGCGGCCGTGGCTGGAGGACGCCGCCGCGCCCAAAGTCGGACAAAACACCAAGTACGACCGCCACGTGCTCGCCAACCACGGCATCACCGTGCGCGGGTATGTGCACGACACGCTGCTGCAGAGCTACGTGCTGGAGGTGCACCGCCCGCACGGCCTCGACAGCCTGGCCGAGCGCCACCTCGGGCGGCGCGGGCTGAGCTACGAGGACGTCTGCGGCAAAGGCGCGGCGCAGATCCCGTTTGCGCAGGTGCCCGTCGAGCGCGCGGCCCAGTACGCCGGCGAGGACGCCGAGATGTGCCTGGCCGTGCACCACGTGCTGTGGCCGCGGCTGCAGGCGCAGCCGGCGCTGCAGCGCATCTACGAACTGGAGCTCGCGGTCAGCGACGTGCTGTGGCGCATGGAGCGGCACGGCGTGCTCGTCGACGCCGATGCGCTGCGCGCACAGAGCGCCGCGCTCGGCGAGCGCATCGCGGCGCTGGAGGCCGAGGCGCACGCGCTCGCCGGCCGACCGTTCAACCTCGGCTCGCCCAAGCAGATCGGCGATCTGCTGTTTGGCGAGCTGGGTCTGCCCGTGGTGAAAAAAACCGCCACCGGTGCCCCCAGCACCGACGAGGAGGTGCTGGAAAAATTGGCCGAGGACTACCCGCTGCCCGCGCTGCTGCTGCAGCACCGCAGCTTGTCCAAGCTCAAGAGCACCTACACCGACAAGCTGCCCACCATGATCCACCCGGTCACCGGGCGCGTGCACACCCACTACGCGCAGGCGGTGGCGGTGACCGGGCGGCTCGCCAGCAACGAGCCCAATCTGCAAAACATCCCCGTGCGCACGCCCGAGGGGCGGCGCATCCGCGAGGCATTCGTCGCGCCGCCTGGCTGGTGCATCGCCAGCGCCGACTACTCGCAGATCGAGCTGCGCATCATGGCGCACCTGAGCGAAGACGCCGCGCTGCTGCGCGCCTTTGCCGAGGGGCAGGACGTGCACCGCGCCACCGCGGCCGAGGTGTTCGGCGTGGCCCCGGCGCTCGTCACGCCCGAGCAGCGCCGCTACGCCAAGACGATCAACTTCGGCCTGATTTATGGCATGAGCGCCTACGGGCTGGCCAAGGCGCTGGGCATCGACGCCACCGCCGCCAAGAACTACATCGAGCGCTACTTCGAGCGCTTCGCCGGCGTGCGCGCGTACATGGAGCGCACGCGCGAGCAGGCGCGCGAGCGCGGCTACGTGGAAACCGTCTTCGGGCGGCGGCTGTACCTGCCGGAAATCCGCTCGCCCAACGGGCCGCGGCGCGCCGCGGCCGAACGCGCCGCGATCAACGCCCCGATGCAGGGCACGGCCGCCGACCTCATCAAGATGAGCATGGTGGCGGTGCAGCACGCGCTGGACGACGCGGGGCGGCAGGCGCGGCTGATCCTGCAGGTGCACGACGAACTGGTGTTCGAGGTGCCGCCGGACGACATCGACTGGGTGCGCACCGAGGTGCCGCGTCTGATGGCCGCCGTGGCCACGCTGCGCGTGCCGCTGGTGGCCGAGGTGGGCGTGGGCCCGAACTGGGAGCGCGCGCACTGA